Proteins encoded together in one Undibacterium sp. CCC3.4 window:
- the hutI gene encoding imidazolonepropionase, protein MPHWDSLWTNLHVATMVDGYGVVRDAAVAVQDGQLAWIGQHSDLPAHCRATTQYEGGGAWLLPGLIDCHTHLVYAGNRSDEFEARLNGVSYADIARQGGGILATVRATRAASEEQLLAASLPRLHAMLEQGMTTLEIKSGYGLDVATEARILRVARRIGRDFPVRVKTSFLGAHALPPEYLGRADAYIDLVCDVMLPALVADGLLDAVDAFCEHIGFTPGQTERVFQAAQAHGLPVKLHAEQLSDQGGAALTARYRGLSADHLEYLSPAGIAAMAEYGTVAVLLPGAYYFLRETQLPPLQGLRAAGVPIALATDCNPGTAPLTSLLLSMNMACTLFRMTPLEALQGVTCHAARALGLAAECGSLVVGRAADFGLWQIERPADLAYRIAGPGPLCTVFAGNIVAGKAQPVSNDV, encoded by the coding sequence ATGCCGCATTGGGACAGTCTGTGGACTAATCTGCATGTCGCCACGATGGTCGATGGCTATGGTGTGGTGCGCGACGCCGCCGTGGCTGTACAGGATGGACAGCTCGCTTGGATCGGCCAGCACAGTGATTTACCCGCGCACTGCCGCGCCACTACGCAGTATGAAGGCGGCGGTGCCTGGCTGTTACCGGGCTTGATCGACTGTCATACCCATCTCGTGTATGCCGGTAACCGCAGCGATGAATTTGAGGCGCGCCTCAATGGCGTCAGTTATGCCGACATCGCCCGTCAGGGCGGCGGCATTCTGGCTACCGTGCGCGCCACCCGTGCCGCCAGTGAAGAGCAATTGTTGGCGGCCAGTTTGCCGCGTCTGCATGCCATGCTGGAACAGGGCATGACTACGCTGGAAATCAAATCCGGTTACGGTCTCGATGTGGCGACCGAAGCGCGGATCTTGCGCGTGGCGCGCCGCATCGGCCGTGATTTCCCGGTGCGTGTGAAAACCAGCTTTCTCGGTGCGCACGCGCTGCCACCGGAGTATCTGGGGCGCGCCGATGCCTACATCGATCTGGTCTGTGATGTCATGCTGCCAGCCTTGGTGGCCGATGGTTTGCTTGATGCCGTCGATGCATTTTGTGAGCACATAGGCTTCACCCCGGGGCAGACCGAACGGGTATTTCAAGCGGCGCAGGCGCATGGTTTGCCAGTCAAATTGCATGCCGAGCAATTATCGGATCAGGGCGGGGCGGCCTTGACCGCTCGGTATCGTGGCTTATCGGCCGATCATCTCGAATATTTGTCGCCGGCAGGAATTGCCGCGATGGCCGAGTACGGCACGGTGGCCGTGTTGTTACCCGGTGCATATTACTTCCTGCGTGAAACGCAATTGCCACCGCTGCAGGGTTTGCGCGCAGCCGGCGTGCCGATAGCCTTGGCGACCGATTGCAATCCCGGCACGGCACCGCTGACTTCCTTGCTTTTGAGTATGAATATGGCATGCACGCTGTTTCGCATGACACCATTGGAAGCTTTGCAAGGCGTCACGTGTCATGCGGCGCGTGCGCTGGGCTTGGCCGCTGAGTGCGGCAGCTTGGTTGTCGGTCGGGCCGCCGATTTCGGTTTGTGGCAAATTGAACGGCCGGCCGACTTGGCTTACCGGATTGCTGGCCCCGGGCCCTTGTGTACTGTATTCGCGGGAAACATTGTGGCTGGGAAGGCGCAGCCAGTGAGCAATGATGTGTAG
- a CDS encoding HutD family protein, translating to MPWKNGGGSTTELAVFPAGAGLDDFVWRLSRAEICRDGPFSFFPGIDRSLALLSGDGLVLQDDSTATSMRVGGAPHVFAGERAVHAHLLESAVVDLNIMTRRSHCVHQLHRLAVGEHVLAATAAEQLLLYCVSGELLLAASEPAECSLSSGDVCLLTPSAAGLKQRCQVAQTAQAWLIRLHFFKQGES from the coding sequence ATGCCTTGGAAAAACGGCGGCGGCAGTACGACCGAGTTGGCGGTATTCCCGGCCGGGGCCGGGCTCGACGATTTTGTTTGGCGTTTGAGTCGGGCCGAGATCTGCCGTGACGGGCCATTTTCGTTTTTTCCTGGTATTGATCGCAGCTTGGCGCTCTTGTCCGGCGATGGCTTGGTTTTGCAGGACGACAGCACTGCCACGAGCATGCGGGTCGGCGGTGCGCCACATGTTTTTGCCGGTGAACGCGCCGTGCATGCGCACTTGCTGGAGTCTGCCGTGGTCGATCTCAATATCATGACCAGGCGCAGCCACTGCGTGCATCAGTTGCACAGGCTAGCTGTCGGTGAGCATGTGCTGGCGGCGACAGCGGCCGAGCAGCTGTTGCTCTATTGCGTATCCGGCGAGCTGCTCTTAGCGGCCAGCGAGCCGGCTGAGTGCTCGCTCAGTAGCGGCGATGTCTGCCTGTTGACGCCATCCGCAGCGGGCTTGAAACAGCGCTGTCAGGTCGCGCAAACGGCGCAAGCTTGGCTGATACGATTACATTTTTTCAAGCAAGGAGAAAGCTGA
- the hutH gene encoding histidine ammonia-lyase produces the protein MNDTNNTINPTFTIQAGRLSLADLRAVWQRAAPLQLAAEAYPAIDAAAATIARIVAKGEAAYGINTGFGKLAKTRIPDEQLELLQRNLILSHSVGSGELIADDVCRLILLMKIASLARGYSGIRASVIDSMIALFNAGIMPAIPVKGSVGASGDLAPLSHMSLALMGEGMVRVNGSLLPAAAALAAAGIAPVVLAAKEGLALINGTQVSTALALNGLFLAERLLEAATITGALSVDAAKGSDAPFDSRIHASRGQPGQIATAEIYRTLLADSEIRRSHLVNDERVQDPYCLRCQPQVMGACLDLINNAARTLLIEANAVTDNPLVFVETGEVISGGNFHAEPVAFAADSLALAIAEIGSIAERRIALLIDASISGLPPFLVPSSGLNSGFMIAHVTAAALASENKSHAHPASVDTIPTSANQEDHVSMATFGARRLHEMAHNTGTIIGIELLAAVQGIDFHAPLQTSAMLVQVQKLLRAKVAFYDKDRFFAPDIEAAKGLVMAGQVSAACQSLYQRLYLA, from the coding sequence ATGAACGATACAAATAACACGATTAATCCGACTTTCACCATCCAAGCAGGCCGCTTGAGTTTGGCCGATTTACGCGCGGTTTGGCAGCGCGCCGCCCCCTTGCAATTGGCCGCCGAGGCGTATCCGGCCATCGATGCCGCCGCTGCCACGATTGCCCGCATCGTTGCCAAGGGCGAGGCTGCCTACGGTATTAATACCGGCTTTGGCAAGCTGGCCAAAACCCGCATTCCTGACGAACAACTCGAGCTGTTACAGCGGAATTTAATTCTCTCGCATTCGGTTGGCTCCGGTGAGTTGATTGCCGACGATGTTTGTCGTTTGATTTTGCTGATGAAAATCGCCAGCCTGGCGCGCGGCTATTCCGGCATCCGTGCCAGTGTCATCGACAGCATGATTGCCTTGTTCAATGCCGGCATCATGCCGGCTATTCCGGTCAAAGGCTCGGTCGGCGCTTCCGGCGATTTGGCCCCGCTCTCGCACATGAGCTTGGCCTTGATGGGCGAGGGTATGGTGCGGGTGAATGGCAGCTTGCTGCCGGCCGCTGCGGCGCTGGCTGCGGCCGGTATCGCACCGGTGGTGTTGGCAGCGAAAGAAGGGCTGGCGCTGATCAATGGCACGCAGGTGTCGACCGCGCTGGCGCTGAACGGCTTGTTTTTGGCCGAGCGCTTGCTCGAAGCCGCTACCATTACCGGCGCTTTGTCGGTCGACGCGGCCAAAGGCAGCGACGCGCCGTTCGATTCGCGCATTCACGCCAGCCGTGGTCAGCCGGGGCAGATCGCTACCGCGGAAATTTATCGTACCCTGCTGGCGGACAGTGAAATTCGGCGCTCACATTTAGTCAATGACGAACGGGTGCAAGATCCCTATTGCTTGCGCTGTCAACCGCAAGTCATGGGGGCTTGTCTTGATCTCATCAATAATGCGGCGCGTACTTTGCTCATTGAAGCCAATGCCGTCACCGATAACCCGCTGGTGTTCGTCGAGACTGGCGAAGTGATTTCGGGTGGGAATTTTCACGCCGAACCGGTTGCGTTTGCCGCCGATAGCTTGGCCTTGGCCATTGCCGAAATCGGTTCGATCGCCGAGCGCCGTATCGCCTTGTTGATCGATGCCTCGATTTCCGGTTTGCCGCCGTTTTTGGTGCCGTCTTCGGGCCTTAACTCCGGCTTCATGATTGCGCATGTGACGGCGGCGGCACTGGCTTCAGAAAATAAATCGCACGCCCACCCAGCCAGCGTCGACACGATTCCAACTTCGGCCAATCAGGAAGACCATGTCAGTATGGCGACCTTCGGGGCGCGCCGTCTGCACGAAATGGCGCACAATACCGGCACCATCATCGGGATAGAATTACTGGCAGCCGTTCAAGGCATCGATTTCCATGCGCCTTTGCAGACCTCGGCAATGCTGGTGCAAGTGCAAAAATTACTGCGCGCGAAAGTGGCGTTTTACGATAAAGACCGCTTTTTTGCACCCGATATCGAAGCCGCGAAAGGCTTGGTGATGGCCGGGCAGGTCAGTGCTGCTTGTCAGTCGCTGTATCAACGTCTGTATCTGGCTTAA
- the hutU gene encoding urocanate hydratase: MPHALDNDPRWDASRVIHAPHGAEKVCKTWVAEAAYRMLQNNLDPAVAENPQHLVVYGGIGRAARDWACYDQILASLKDLEEDETLLIQSGKPVGIFQTHADAPRILIANSNLVPKWANWEHFNELDRKGLFMYGQMTAGSWIYIGTQGIVQGTYETFAEAGRQHYQGDWGGRWILTAGLGGMGGAQPLAASFAGAVSLNIECQQASIDFRLRTRYVDKQAADLDEALALVAYHCERREAISIALLGNAAEILPELVRRAQAGGLRPDMVTDQTSAHDLINGYLPAGWTVAQWKAAQPDPARHAELTAAAAQSCTVHVQAMLDFHALGIPTVDYGNNIRQVAFDHGLTQAFDFPGFVPAYIRPLFCDGKGPFRWVALSGDPEDIRKTDAKIKQLFPENTGVHKWLDMAAERIAFQGLPARICWLGLGERHLAGLAFNEMVRTGELSAPIVIGRDHLDTGSVASPNRETEAMMDGTDAVSDWPLLNAMLNTAGGASWVSLHHGGGVGMGYSQHSGMVIVADGSAAADKRLARVLVNDCGSGVMRHADAGYPQAQACARRAGLQLPMLK; this comes from the coding sequence ATGCCGCACGCCTTAGACAATGATCCTCGCTGGGACGCCAGTCGCGTTATCCACGCTCCACACGGTGCCGAAAAAGTGTGTAAGACCTGGGTCGCCGAAGCCGCTTACCGCATGCTGCAGAATAATTTGGATCCGGCGGTGGCGGAAAATCCTCAGCATCTGGTGGTGTATGGTGGTATCGGCCGCGCGGCGCGCGATTGGGCTTGCTATGATCAGATTCTGGCTTCGCTCAAAGACTTGGAAGAAGACGAAACCCTGCTGATCCAATCGGGCAAGCCGGTCGGGATTTTTCAAACCCATGCCGATGCGCCGCGCATCCTCATCGCCAATTCGAATCTGGTACCGAAGTGGGCCAATTGGGAACACTTCAATGAACTCGATCGCAAGGGTTTGTTCATGTACGGTCAAATGACGGCTGGCAGTTGGATTTACATCGGCACCCAGGGCATCGTTCAAGGTACCTACGAAACCTTTGCCGAAGCCGGGCGTCAGCATTATCAGGGCGATTGGGGCGGGCGCTGGATACTCACCGCCGGTCTTGGTGGCATGGGTGGCGCGCAGCCGCTGGCCGCCAGTTTCGCCGGTGCCGTATCGCTCAATATCGAATGTCAGCAAGCCAGCATCGATTTCCGTCTGCGTACCCGGTATGTCGACAAACAGGCGGCCGATCTCGATGAGGCGCTGGCGCTGGTGGCCTACCACTGCGAACGGCGGGAAGCGATCTCGATTGCTTTGCTCGGCAATGCCGCCGAGATTTTACCCGAACTGGTAAGGCGCGCCCAAGCCGGTGGCCTGCGGCCCGATATGGTGACCGACCAAACCTCGGCGCACGATTTGATCAATGGTTATCTGCCGGCTGGCTGGACGGTGGCGCAATGGAAGGCGGCGCAGCCGGATCCGGCGCGGCATGCCGAACTGACCGCCGCCGCCGCGCAGTCGTGTACTGTGCATGTGCAAGCGATGCTGGATTTTCATGCGCTGGGCATTCCTACCGTTGATTACGGCAATAATATTCGCCAAGTCGCGTTCGATCACGGTCTGACGCAAGCCTTCGATTTCCCCGGCTTTGTGCCGGCCTATATTCGGCCGCTGTTCTGTGATGGCAAGGGGCCGTTCCGTTGGGTGGCGCTGTCGGGTGATCCTGAGGATATCCGCAAGACCGATGCCAAAATCAAACAATTGTTTCCGGAAAATACAGGCGTGCACAAGTGGTTGGATATGGCAGCCGAGCGGATTGCCTTCCAAGGTTTGCCGGCGCGTATATGCTGGCTGGGTTTGGGTGAGCGTCATTTAGCTGGTCTGGCGTTCAATGAAATGGTACGCACGGGCGAACTCAGTGCACCGATCGTGATCGGCCGCGACCATCTCGATACCGGTTCGGTGGCGAGCCCGAATCGCGAAACCGAAGCGATGATGGATGGTACCGATGCCGTGTCCGATTGGCCCTTGCTCAATGCCATGCTCAATACCGCCGGCGGTGCCAGCTGGGTTTCGCTGCACCATGGCGGCGGCGTTGGTATGGGCTATTCGCAGCATTCCGGTATGGTCATCGTGGCCGATGGCAGTGCTGCCGCCGATAAGCGGCTGGCACGGGTGTTGGTCAATGATTGTGGCTCGGGTGTGATGCGTCATGCTGATGCCGGCTATCCGCAGGCACAGGCGTGCGCCCGGCGTGCCGGCTTGCAGTTACCAATGTTGAAATAA
- the hutC gene encoding histidine utilization repressor — MLKKPTPAPAFQTIKDYLLREIQAGTWKEGAAIPSEAMLAEQFQVSRMTVNRAVRELSSEQILQRIQGSGTYVAQQKYQATLVEIKSIADEIRSRGHRHRSELHELKEKPANEQLALEFQVKAGHALYHSVIVHFENDLAIQVEDRWVNSTVTPFYLQQDFTRMTPNEYLVAVAPLQGVDYRIEALLPPKQIAAMLHISAKEACLVLHRKTRSQGKIASIVTMWHPGQHYQFAGSF; from the coding sequence GTGTTAAAAAAACCAACCCCCGCGCCGGCGTTTCAAACCATCAAAGACTATCTGTTACGCGAAATCCAAGCCGGCACCTGGAAAGAAGGTGCGGCCATTCCTTCCGAAGCCATGTTGGCCGAACAATTCCAAGTCTCGCGCATGACCGTCAACCGCGCCGTGCGCGAACTGAGCAGCGAACAAATCTTGCAACGTATTCAAGGTTCCGGCACCTATGTCGCGCAGCAAAAGTACCAAGCCACGCTGGTCGAAATCAAAAGCATCGCCGATGAAATTCGCTCGCGCGGCCACCGCCACCGCAGCGAACTGCACGAATTGAAAGAAAAACCGGCCAATGAGCAACTTGCCTTGGAATTTCAGGTCAAAGCCGGACACGCCCTGTATCACTCGGTGATTGTGCACTTTGAAAACGATCTGGCGATACAAGTGGAAGACCGTTGGGTCAATTCGACGGTCACACCGTTTTATCTGCAGCAAGATTTTACGCGTATGACACCGAATGAATACTTGGTGGCAGTGGCACCGTTGCAAGGAGTCGACTACCGAATCGAGGCATTGTTGCCACCAAAACAGATCGCCGCCATGTTGCATATCTCTGCCAAGGAAGCCTGCTTGGTATTGCACCGTAAAACGCGTTCCCAAGGTAAAATTGCCAGCATTGTCACGATGTGGCATCCGGGGCAACATTACCAATTTGCCGGCAGTTTTTAA
- a CDS encoding DUF2242 domain-containing protein, protein MMCRRFLLLLPVLLMLAACSTNNSSKLQHEEFGQTNVFTRSFAGTDQSACEAARRALLSQGYVINDWQKTLIKGRRKYQHDADVHSEIEFNVVCVADSKGSNSTTVFANAIRDRYSLKKSNNSASIGVSAIGSVSLPFGSTDDALVKVASETIPTGQFYNQFFDLLDRYLDSTRYPNESDTDKKDMLLPENLGPTPSPPPELKTPAPHEAN, encoded by the coding sequence ATGATGTGTCGTCGCTTTTTATTGTTACTCCCCGTTTTACTCATGCTGGCTGCCTGTTCGACCAATAACTCCTCAAAATTGCAGCATGAAGAATTCGGCCAAACCAATGTATTCACACGCAGTTTTGCCGGCACCGATCAAAGCGCTTGCGAAGCGGCACGGCGCGCCCTGCTCAGCCAAGGCTATGTGATTAATGATTGGCAAAAAACCTTAATCAAAGGCCGCCGCAAATACCAGCACGATGCCGATGTGCATTCCGAAATCGAATTCAATGTCGTTTGCGTGGCCGATAGCAAAGGTAGCAACAGCACGACTGTTTTTGCCAATGCCATACGCGACCGCTACTCGCTCAAAAAGAGCAATAATTCCGCCAGCATCGGCGTCTCAGCGATCGGCTCGGTCTCGCTGCCCTTCGGTTCCACCGATGATGCTTTAGTCAAAGTTGCCAGTGAAACGATACCGACCGGTCAATTTTACAATCAATTTTTTGACTTGCTCGATCGCTACTTAGACAGCACACGCTACCCGAATGAAAGCGACACCGACAAGAAAGATATGCTGCTGCCAGAAAATCTCGGCCCCACCCCGAGCCCCCCACCGGAACTGAAAACCCCGGCCCCGCATGAGGCAAATTGA
- a CDS encoding DUF3820 family protein produces the protein MPYGKYQGRVIADLPGHYLGWFAREGFPNGEIGRLLALMYEIDHNDLRSLLLPLRAGEGLVAPR, from the coding sequence ATGCCATACGGAAAATATCAAGGCCGCGTCATCGCCGATTTGCCCGGCCACTATCTGGGCTGGTTCGCACGCGAAGGTTTCCCTAACGGCGAAATTGGCCGACTGTTGGCCCTGATGTATGAAATCGATCACAATGATTTGCGATCGCTGTTGCTGCCTTTGCGGGCTGGTGAAGGCTTGGTAGCGCCGCGTTGA
- a CDS encoding antitoxin, protein MPTLSIPSRPKEAKLFRNNRSQAVRIPVEFELPGDRVMIHREGSKLIIEPVTRPTNIVELLAEWRKEVPLGPDDQFPTIEDMPTQPEDIF, encoded by the coding sequence ATGCCTACCCTGTCGATACCATCGAGGCCCAAGGAGGCCAAGCTGTTTCGCAACAACCGCAGCCAAGCGGTGCGAATTCCCGTAGAGTTCGAGTTACCGGGGGATCGTGTAATGATCCACCGCGAAGGTAGCAAACTCATCATCGAACCGGTGACACGACCAACAAACATCGTCGAACTGCTGGCCGAGTGGAGGAAGGAAGTGCCGCTTGGACCAGACGATCAGTTCCCGACCATTGAGGACATGCCCACCCAGCCTGAGGACATATTTTGA
- a CDS encoding 3-dehydroquinate synthase II: protein MLDLAEHTTSSLTPEMVELATPQPTAPAEVASAALGAGETQWWFDARQLASKEILPAVEESNCTHIVLDHAQHRSFISAKRKVVAIDSAAQMKDLEPGAWVLTRDEAIRLKAVALGHKAGLFIDVMNLETEFPHCIAVCERGDDFVVIDIEHATYIPYELLLAKTEGKATMILRNVPIKGLDGVVDDVNQSLNAFATMEHGIGVLMRTEQPEVIANLTRGLARRQDSHLTLVKARVEQVQHTGIGHRVCVDTTSLMTAEEGMIVGSTGWGGLFVCSETHYLPHMNLREFRVNAGGVHSYIWGPNDNVMYLSEMEGGAEVLCVDLYGQCRVITVGRAKIERRPLLKIRCSVALDDVSLELRRAVELANAAQIEVTPTNEAAPLEDPNRIYLNTFLQNDWHVRLMGGDGKVRHATLLQPGDVLLAHVALPGRHTGLKVAEHIIEK from the coding sequence ATGTTAGATTTAGCAGAACACACTACTTCATCCCTAACTCCTGAAATGGTCGAGCTAGCCACGCCGCAGCCAACAGCCCCGGCAGAAGTGGCGTCTGCCGCGCTCGGTGCCGGCGAAACGCAGTGGTGGTTCGACGCACGACAGTTGGCTAGCAAGGAAATTCTGCCAGCAGTGGAAGAGAGCAATTGCACCCATATTGTGCTCGACCATGCGCAGCACCGCTCTTTCATCAGCGCCAAGCGCAAGGTGGTGGCTATTGACAGTGCGGCCCAAATGAAGGACTTGGAGCCAGGCGCCTGGGTATTGACCAGGGACGAGGCGATCCGCCTGAAGGCGGTGGCCTTGGGACACAAGGCCGGGCTGTTCATCGATGTGATGAATCTAGAGACGGAGTTCCCCCATTGCATCGCCGTATGTGAGCGAGGCGACGATTTCGTTGTGATCGACATTGAACACGCGACCTATATTCCCTATGAACTGCTGCTGGCAAAGACAGAGGGCAAAGCCACCATGATTTTGCGTAACGTCCCGATTAAGGGACTCGATGGCGTGGTCGACGACGTCAACCAATCGCTGAATGCGTTCGCGACGATGGAACACGGCATCGGCGTGTTGATGCGCACTGAACAACCGGAAGTCATTGCCAACCTGACGCGCGGCCTGGCGCGTCGCCAGGATAGCCATCTGACGCTAGTGAAAGCCCGGGTCGAGCAAGTTCAGCACACTGGCATTGGGCACCGTGTTTGCGTCGATACGACCTCGCTGATGACGGCGGAGGAAGGCATGATCGTCGGTTCGACCGGCTGGGGTGGTCTGTTCGTCTGTTCAGAAACCCACTATCTGCCGCATATGAACTTGCGTGAATTCCGCGTCAATGCCGGTGGTGTGCACTCTTATATATGGGGGCCGAACGACAATGTGATGTATCTGAGTGAAATGGAGGGCGGTGCCGAGGTGCTGTGTGTCGATCTGTATGGTCAATGCCGCGTCATCACGGTGGGCCGAGCCAAGATCGAGCGTCGGCCCTTGCTTAAGATACGCTGCAGCGTCGCGCTCGACGATGTTTCGCTCGAACTGAGACGCGCAGTCGAACTGGCCAATGCGGCGCAGATTGAGGTAACGCCGACCAACGAGGCTGCGCCGCTGGAGGATCCGAACCGGATTTATCTGAACACATTCTTGCAAAACGACTGGCATGTTCGGCTGATGGGGGGCGATGGAAAAGTACGGCATGCAACGTTGCTGCAGCCTGGCGATGTACTACTGGCTCATGTTGCGTTGCCGGGGAGGCATACTGGTCTCAAGGTGGCGGAGCATATTATCGAAAAATAG
- a CDS encoding cupin domain-containing protein, which translates to MSLTSHSSADFGRVPSELSVDLPQRLIHTNVTGNLNQDEQAFSHDRKHQVNIVDLPSRVISMTVGGLEPGQSTRRHRHNYETLIYVLEGSGMSIIGGSEVRWQRGDAFYVPVWAWHEHINVSVSDKASYLACENAPHLQNLGIALREEA; encoded by the coding sequence ATGTCATTGACCAGCCATTCGTCGGCTGACTTCGGCCGTGTTCCGTCCGAGTTGAGCGTGGATTTGCCGCAGCGTCTGATCCATACTAACGTGACCGGAAATCTCAATCAGGACGAGCAGGCCTTCTCGCACGACCGAAAGCACCAAGTCAATATTGTTGACCTGCCGTCGCGTGTGATCAGCATGACGGTGGGAGGCCTGGAGCCCGGCCAAAGCACGCGGCGCCACCGTCATAATTACGAAACCCTGATCTATGTGCTCGAGGGCAGCGGCATGTCCATCATCGGCGGGAGCGAGGTAAGGTGGCAGCGTGGCGACGCTTTTTATGTACCCGTGTGGGCATGGCATGAGCACATCAACGTGAGCGTCAGCGACAAGGCCAGTTATCTGGCGTGCGAAAACGCGCCGCATCTGCAAAACCTCGGCATTGCACTGCGCGAAGAAGCCTGA
- a CDS encoding iron-containing redox enzyme family protein: MYQRVTEDYIERLRSHPFIQRCRNGTITRHELNVFVAQHAKYSAYFTRYLCALIANLHDPDDVLRLAENLSEELGFGEKSGEPHARIFARMVDDFGIDLRQIQMFPETEQLIATTFHYCKQQNPAYGLGALCLGAEAIVPPLYSDIISGFVANGIGAEQLRFFQIHVECDDDHADTMRAILARLQQDNPEQAERIMEGAQAMIEARLTFFNGVLKGAQQLCH, encoded by the coding sequence ATGTATCAACGTGTCACCGAAGACTATATTGAACGCCTGCGCAGCCACCCATTCATCCAGCGCTGCCGCAACGGCACGATCACGCGTCACGAGCTGAACGTCTTTGTGGCGCAACACGCGAAATACAGCGCCTACTTCACGCGCTACCTGTGCGCGCTGATCGCCAATCTGCACGATCCGGACGACGTGCTGCGCTTGGCGGAAAACCTTTCCGAAGAACTCGGTTTCGGCGAGAAATCGGGCGAGCCGCATGCGCGTATCTTTGCGCGTATGGTCGACGACTTCGGCATCGATCTGCGGCAAATCCAGATGTTTCCAGAAACGGAGCAGCTGATCGCCACTACCTTCCACTACTGCAAGCAGCAAAACCCGGCGTATGGACTGGGCGCGTTGTGCCTGGGTGCCGAGGCGATAGTGCCGCCGCTGTATAGCGACATCATCAGCGGCTTCGTCGCCAATGGCATTGGGGCCGAGCAGCTGCGTTTCTTCCAGATCCACGTCGAGTGCGACGACGACCATGCCGACACTATGCGCGCCATCCTGGCTCGTCTACAGCAGGACAATCCCGAGCAGGCCGAACGGATCATGGAGGGTGCGCAGGCAATGATCGAGGCGCGCCTTACGTTCTTCAACGGCGTACTGAAAGGAGCGCAGCAGTTATGTCATTGA
- the fabD gene encoding ACP S-malonyltransferase, giving the protein MITFMFPGQGAQHKGMGREVFDLFPNEMKQAKAILGYELKDLCEQAGPRLNDTAYTQPALYTVNALMQMDIARRSGVRPDYVIGHSLGEYNALLSAGVFDFQTGLDLVKKRGELMARENGKGSMIAVLDPDRAVLEAIAAELGDDFCIANDNAPSQLVCAGSMAAVDAASKKIAALNAGKVIPLKVSGAFHTRFMADAAEQFLQYCRQCSFKPPQLPVISNQSARPHGDTGWAEKLAKHLTSPVQWRQSLSYLAQRGPMLFQEVGPGTLLTGLAKNNLHTN; this is encoded by the coding sequence ATGATTACGTTCATGTTTCCTGGACAGGGAGCGCAGCACAAGGGAATGGGACGCGAGGTGTTCGATCTGTTCCCCAACGAGATGAAACAGGCCAAAGCCATTCTGGGCTATGAACTCAAGGATCTGTGCGAGCAGGCCGGTCCGCGTCTGAACGATACCGCCTATACCCAGCCAGCGCTGTACACAGTCAATGCGCTGATGCAGATGGACATTGCACGCCGCAGTGGCGTGCGGCCGGACTATGTAATCGGTCACAGTCTGGGGGAATACAACGCCCTGTTGAGCGCTGGCGTGTTTGATTTTCAGACCGGACTAGATCTGGTGAAGAAACGTGGCGAGCTGATGGCGCGTGAAAACGGCAAGGGCAGCATGATCGCCGTGCTCGACCCCGACCGTGCAGTGCTCGAGGCTATCGCGGCCGAACTGGGCGACGATTTTTGCATCGCCAACGACAACGCGCCGAGCCAGTTAGTGTGCGCCGGTTCGATGGCGGCAGTCGACGCGGCCAGCAAGAAGATCGCCGCACTGAACGCAGGTAAGGTGATACCGCTCAAGGTCAGCGGTGCCTTTCACACCCGTTTCATGGCCGACGCGGCAGAGCAGTTCCTGCAGTACTGCCGGCAGTGTTCGTTCAAGCCACCGCAGCTACCGGTGATCTCGAACCAGTCGGCCCGGCCGCACGGCGACACCGGCTGGGCCGAGAAACTGGCGAAGCATCTGACCAGTCCAGTGCAATGGCGCCAGAGCCTGTCCTATCTGGCGCAGCGCGGACCGATGCTGTTCCAGGAAGTGGGACCAGGCACGCTCCTGACCGGCCTAGCCAAAAACAATCTACACACTAATTAA